From Chitinivibrio alkaliphilus ACht1, the proteins below share one genomic window:
- a CDS encoding restriction endonuclease subunit S — MNSLNFMEKLLASATLSTGDGVASSTGSLRRVEWKSLGEVALYVRGLTYSKSNESGDNTGYKVLRANNITLSRHTVNFDDVKFVKSDTKVKESQKLYQNDILISAASGSREHVGKVAFIFSDLDYYFGGFMGVVRCSDQLHPRFLFHILTSGIFQKYLDEMLNSSTINNLSSSVMNAFIIPIPCPDNPKKSLEIQTEIVRILDTFTELTAELTAELTARKKQYTYYRDQLLSFPEPVEGEEGEVEWKSLGEVAKKISSGGTPSTGVSEYYDGDIPWLRTQEVNFGDIWDTGVKITESGLKNSSAKMIPANCVIVAMYGATVGKIGINKIPMTTNQACANIQLDESIANYRYVFHYLSSQYEYIKSLGSGSQTNINAQIVKNIKLPVPSLEEQARIVAILDKFDTLTTSITEGLPREIELRQKQYEYYRDLLLTFPKTEA, encoded by the coding sequence ATGAATAGTCTGAATTTTATGGAGAAACTGCTTGCTTCGGCTACGCTCAGCACAGGTGATGGGGTGGCCAGTTCGACAGGCTCACTGCGGCGTGTGGAGTGGAAGAGTTTGGGGGAAGTGGCTCTTTATGTTCGTGGTTTAACTTACAGCAAAAGCAATGAAAGTGGCGATAATACTGGCTATAAAGTTCTTCGGGCAAACAACATCACGCTTTCAAGGCATACTGTAAATTTTGATGATGTAAAATTTGTAAAATCAGATACAAAAGTTAAGGAAAGTCAGAAACTTTACCAAAATGACATTTTGATTAGTGCTGCAAGTGGTAGCCGTGAACATGTCGGTAAAGTGGCATTTATTTTTTCAGATTTAGATTATTATTTTGGTGGTTTTATGGGCGTTGTCAGATGCTCAGATCAATTACATCCAAGGTTCTTATTTCATATTCTCACAAGTGGTATTTTTCAGAAATATCTTGATGAAATGCTGAATAGCTCTACAATCAACAATTTAAGTTCATCAGTTATGAATGCTTTCATCATCCCCATCCCCTGCCCCGACAACCCGAAAAAATCCCTCGAAATCCAAACCGAAATCGTCCGCATTCTCGACACCTTCACCGAGCTTACAGCCGAGCTTACAGCCGAGCTTACAGCCCGCAAAAAGCAGTACACCTACTACCGCGACCAGCTCCTCTCGTTCCCTGAGCCTGTCGAAGGGGAAGAGGGTGAAGTGGAATGGAAGAGTTTGGGGGAGGTGGCGAAAAAGATTTCTTCTGGTGGTACGCCAAGCACTGGTGTTTCTGAATACTATGACGGTGATATACCTTGGCTTCGGACACAAGAAGTAAACTTTGGTGATATTTGGGATACGGGTGTTAAAATAACAGAATCAGGGCTGAAAAATTCGAGTGCCAAAATGATCCCTGCCAATTGCGTTATTGTTGCAATGTATGGTGCAACTGTCGGCAAAATCGGTATCAATAAAATCCCAATGACTACAAACCAAGCCTGTGCAAACATTCAACTCGATGAAAGTATTGCTAATTATCGCTATGTTTTCCACTATCTTTCGAGTCAGTACGAATACATTAAATCACTTGGTTCAGGCTCTCAAACCAACATCAATGCCCAGATCGTTAAAAACATTAAACTCCCCGTCCCTTCTCTCGAAGAACAAGCCCGAATAGTCGCCATTCTCGACAAATTCGACACTCTCACCACCTCCATCACCGAAGGTCTCCCCCGTGAAATCGAACTGCGTCAAAAACAGTACGAATATTACCGCGATCTCCTGCTCACCTTCCCAAAAACGGAGGCGTAG
- a CDS encoding PDDEXK nuclease domain-containing protein, whose protein sequence is MPNNPQPSESFHPVLTQIQQAKQKAYQEVNAVLVELYWYIGSYISQQVKTSSWGKNIVEELARFINTKEPNLQGFTARNLWRMKQFYETYEGNPKLSALLTQLSWTNNLLIVSASKTEEEREFYLRLAIKECYSSRELERQIKSGTFERVMIANEKLSAVMTQPPQDAKNIFKDSYTLDFLNVGATHSEKDLQKSLVASLKEFIIEIGRDFCFMGQEYKVQVGNKDFSIDLLFYHRSLQCLVAFELKIDEFSPSYLGQLEFYLEALDRTVKKENENPSIGVLLCRQKNDEVVEFALSRSMSPTVISKYETELIPKEILRNKLNELYQLLENTNE, encoded by the coding sequence ATGCCTAACAACCCCCAACCATCCGAAAGCTTTCACCCCGTTCTCACTCAAATCCAACAGGCAAAACAAAAGGCCTATCAGGAAGTAAACGCTGTTTTAGTTGAACTCTATTGGTACATCGGAAGCTACATCTCTCAACAGGTAAAAACCAGTAGTTGGGGCAAAAATATTGTTGAAGAGCTTGCTCGGTTTATAAATACCAAAGAACCAAACCTTCAAGGTTTTACCGCAAGAAATTTGTGGAGGATGAAACAGTTTTACGAAACCTATGAAGGAAATCCAAAACTGTCAGCACTGCTGACACAATTAAGCTGGACTAATAATCTCCTCATTGTATCAGCCTCTAAAACCGAAGAGGAACGAGAGTTTTATCTGCGGTTAGCCATCAAAGAGTGTTACTCCTCCCGCGAACTGGAACGACAAATTAAAAGCGGTACCTTTGAACGGGTAATGATAGCAAATGAAAAACTGTCAGCAGTGATGACACAACCCCCACAGGATGCGAAAAACATATTCAAAGACAGTTACACCTTAGATTTCTTAAATGTAGGTGCTACCCACAGCGAAAAGGATCTACAAAAATCACTGGTGGCAAGTCTTAAAGAGTTCATCATAGAAATTGGCCGTGACTTCTGCTTTATGGGGCAGGAGTACAAAGTGCAAGTGGGTAATAAAGATTTCAGTATTGACCTCCTCTTTTATCACCGCTCACTGCAATGCTTGGTGGCCTTTGAACTAAAAATAGATGAGTTTTCACCGTCCTATCTGGGACAGCTTGAATTTTACCTTGAAGCACTTGATCGCACGGTCAAAAAAGAAAACGAAAACCCCAGTATCGGAGTACTCCTCTGCCGTCAGAAAAATGATGAAGTGGTGGAGTTTGCACTCAGCCGAAGTATGAGCCCTACGGTCATCTCAAAATATGAAACCGAACTCATACCGAAAGAAATCCTGCGGAATAAACTGAATGAACTCTATCAACTGCTGGAGAATACCAATGAATAG
- a CDS encoding virulence RhuM family protein has translation MSKKKRNDIVRSSAAEYLTFIASTGESGVEVIYANEDIWATQKMMGTLYQVETHTINYHLKNIFNDSELDDNTVIRDFRITAADGKNYTTKHYNLSVIIAVGYKVNSERAVQFRKWATTVMKEFTIKGFVMDDERLKNDGTILGKKYFEEQLQRIREIRLSERKFYQKITDIYATALDYDVTATATKRFFATVQNKLHWAIHGQTAAEVVYTRADADKQNMGLSSWKDAPKGKIQKFDVAVAKNYLSEEEMAQLQRLVNAYLDIAEDMALREIPMTMADWEERLNRFIAATDREILQDAGKVTAQIAKEHAETEFETYRIVQDRLYTSDFDMLIREDQNRNNKDRGVSGVESRGGENA, from the coding sequence ATGAGTAAAAAGAAAAGAAATGATATAGTTCGCTCTTCCGCAGCTGAATACCTCACATTTATTGCTTCTACAGGGGAAAGTGGTGTAGAGGTTATCTATGCTAATGAAGATATATGGGCAACTCAGAAAATGATGGGAACGCTGTATCAGGTAGAAACACATACCATAAATTATCACCTGAAAAACATTTTTAATGATAGTGAATTAGATGATAATACAGTTATTCGAGATTTTCGAATAACTGCCGCTGATGGTAAAAACTACACTACCAAACATTACAATTTATCCGTTATAATTGCAGTTGGTTATAAAGTGAACTCCGAGCGTGCTGTTCAGTTTCGGAAATGGGCAACAACAGTAATGAAAGAATTTACCATTAAAGGCTTTGTGATGGATGACGAACGCCTAAAAAACGATGGGACAATTTTAGGTAAAAAGTACTTTGAAGAACAACTGCAACGCATTCGTGAAATACGACTGAGCGAACGAAAATTTTACCAAAAAATTACCGACATCTATGCGACTGCTCTCGATTATGATGTAACCGCTACGGCAACCAAACGATTTTTTGCAACTGTTCAAAATAAACTTCATTGGGCAATTCACGGACAAACAGCAGCGGAAGTAGTCTATACCCGTGCCGATGCGGACAAACAGAATATGGGATTATCATCGTGGAAAGATGCACCGAAAGGGAAAATTCAGAAGTTTGATGTAGCTGTTGCTAAAAACTATCTCTCTGAAGAAGAGATGGCTCAACTTCAACGGTTGGTCAATGCGTATCTCGACATAGCTGAGGATATGGCACTGCGCGAAATTCCTATGACAATGGCAGACTGGGAAGAACGACTCAATCGATTTATTGCCGCCACCGATAGAGAAATATTGCAGGATGCAGGAAAGGTAACGGCACAAATAGCAAAAGAACACGCCGAAACTGAGTTTGAAACATACCGTATTGTACAAGATAGGTTATACACCTCCGACTTTGATATGCTCATAAGAGAAGACCAGAACAGAAACAACAAAGACCGCGGGGTGAGCGGAGTCGAATCCCGGGGAGGTGAAAATGCCTAA
- a CDS encoding type I restriction-modification system subunit M — MTSTTQRAQLQAQIWKMAGDVRGSVDGWDFKHFVLGTLFYRFISENFTAYIEAGDSSVNYAALSDSIITPEIKEDAVKTKGYFIYPSQLFSNVADTANTNENLNTDLKEIFTAIESSANGYPSEHDIKGLFADFDTTSNRLGQTVAQKNNRLAKVLKGVAGLNFGNFEENHIDLFGDAYEFLISNYAANAGKSGGEFFTPQNVSKLIAQLALHKQEKVNKIYDPACGSGSLLLQAQKHFDTHIIEEGFFGQEVNHTTYNLARMNMFLHNINYDKFDISLGDTLTDPRHGNDKPFDAIVSNPPYSIKWIGKDDPTLINDDRFAPAGVLPPKSKADFAFVLHSLNHLSAKGRAAIVCFPGIFYRGGAEKKIRKYLVDNNYVETVISLAPNLFFGTSIAVNILVLSKGKKDSTVQFIDASGEEFFKKETNNNVLTDPHIDEIMKIFDKKENIDHVAISIDPEKIAENDYNLSVSSYVEAKDTREKIDIAEVNAEIKTTVAKIDSLRADIDSIIAEIEA, encoded by the coding sequence ATGACAAGCACAACCCAAAGAGCCCAACTGCAGGCCCAAATCTGGAAAATGGCGGGTGACGTCCGCGGATCTGTGGACGGATGGGATTTCAAACACTTTGTTCTTGGAACCCTCTTCTATCGATTCATCTCGGAAAACTTCACGGCCTACATCGAAGCCGGTGACAGCTCGGTCAACTATGCAGCACTTTCCGACTCCATTATCACGCCGGAAATCAAAGAGGACGCGGTCAAAACAAAGGGCTACTTCATCTATCCCAGCCAGCTCTTTTCAAATGTTGCAGACACAGCAAACACAAACGAAAATCTGAACACCGATCTCAAAGAGATATTTACTGCCATCGAAAGCAGTGCCAACGGCTACCCCTCGGAACATGATATAAAAGGGCTCTTCGCCGACTTCGACACCACCAGCAACCGCCTCGGTCAGACTGTAGCGCAAAAAAACAATCGCCTGGCGAAAGTTCTCAAGGGTGTGGCAGGGCTGAATTTTGGTAATTTTGAAGAAAACCATATTGATCTTTTCGGTGATGCCTACGAATTTCTCATCTCCAATTACGCGGCAAACGCCGGAAAATCAGGCGGTGAATTTTTCACCCCGCAGAACGTTTCAAAGCTCATTGCTCAGCTTGCGTTGCATAAACAGGAGAAGGTAAACAAAATCTACGACCCCGCCTGCGGCTCCGGATCGCTGCTGCTCCAGGCACAAAAACACTTTGACACCCACATTATCGAAGAGGGGTTTTTCGGGCAGGAGGTCAACCACACCACCTATAACCTTGCCCGTATGAACATGTTTCTGCATAACATCAACTACGATAAATTTGATATTTCCCTCGGCGACACCCTCACCGACCCCCGCCACGGTAATGATAAACCCTTCGATGCCATTGTGTCCAATCCGCCCTATTCGATAAAATGGATCGGCAAAGACGACCCGACCCTCATCAACGATGACCGCTTTGCCCCTGCCGGTGTGTTGCCCCCAAAATCCAAGGCCGATTTTGCCTTTGTGCTGCACTCCCTGAATCATCTCTCTGCCAAAGGTCGCGCGGCCATTGTCTGCTTTCCGGGGATATTCTACCGTGGCGGTGCGGAAAAGAAAATCCGCAAATATCTCGTGGACAATAACTATGTGGAAACGGTGATCTCCCTGGCGCCGAACCTCTTTTTCGGAACCTCCATCGCCGTAAATATCCTCGTGCTCTCCAAGGGGAAAAAGGACAGCACCGTGCAGTTCATCGATGCCAGTGGTGAAGAGTTCTTTAAGAAAGAGACCAATAACAACGTGCTCACCGACCCCCACATCGATGAGATCATGAAGATCTTCGATAAAAAAGAAAATATCGATCATGTGGCAATCTCCATCGATCCCGAAAAGATCGCCGAAAATGACTATAACCTTTCCGTAAGCTCCTATGTGGAAGCCAAAGACACCCGCGAAAAAATTGATATTGCAGAAGTAAATGCAGAGATAAAAACCACCGTAGCGAAAATTGATTCGCTCCGAGCTGATATTGATTCAATTATCGCGGAGATTGAAGCATGA
- a CDS encoding recombinase family protein: protein MANVGYMRVSTTDQDMSLQRDALQEYDCVRIFSDKISGSRSERPGLTDCLAYLRPGDVLVVWRLDRLGRSLKDLIERVTKLEGKDVHLCSITEQIDTTKAGGKLVFHLFGAMAEFERNLISERTKAGLAAARKRGRKGGRPRKLTDDQVAAMRNLWQGKEHSLAEIGAMFGVSKWTVRKWVVGE from the coding sequence ATGGCCAATGTAGGATACATGCGGGTATCAACGACGGATCAGGATATGAGCCTGCAGCGGGATGCTCTGCAGGAGTATGACTGTGTGAGGATTTTTTCTGACAAGATTTCCGGAAGCCGTTCGGAGCGTCCCGGATTGACGGACTGCCTGGCGTATTTGCGACCGGGGGATGTTTTGGTTGTATGGCGCCTGGACCGGTTGGGCCGATCCCTGAAGGATCTTATCGAAAGGGTGACAAAACTTGAAGGAAAAGATGTCCACCTTTGCAGTATAACTGAGCAGATTGATACGACCAAGGCCGGGGGAAAGTTGGTGTTTCATCTCTTTGGGGCCATGGCGGAGTTTGAGCGCAATTTGATTAGTGAGCGGACGAAGGCCGGTCTGGCCGCAGCTCGTAAGCGCGGAAGAAAAGGCGGCCGGCCGAGGAAGCTCACGGATGATCAGGTGGCGGCCATGCGCAATCTCTGGCAGGGCAAGGAGCATTCCCTTGCAGAGATCGGGGCGATGTTCGGGGTGAGTAAGTGGACCGTGCGGAAGTGGGTTGTGGGGGAATAA
- a CDS encoding DUF2442 domain-containing protein yields MRIKELKANSDFTLTILTEDGREGLFDIKPYFKYPVFKELEEFSEFQKIFNGGYFVEWECGADLSADSIEANFKKLAL; encoded by the coding sequence ATGAGGATTAAAGAATTAAAAGCAAATTCTGACTTTACTTTGACTATTCTCACTGAAGATGGTCGAGAAGGATTATTTGATATTAAACCATATTTCAAATACCCCGTTTTCAAAGAACTTGAAGAATTCTCTGAGTTTCAGAAAATATTTAATGGCGGTTATTTTGTTGAATGGGAATGTGGAGCTGATTTATCCGCTGACTCAATTGAAGCAAATTTCAAAAAACTCGCATTGTAG
- a CDS encoding thioredoxin family protein encodes MKIEILGTGCAKCNTLAEHAETAAKNLGRDYELIKITDMNRFIAYGVMITPAMVVNGEVLVSGKVPSCEEIEKLLQNQYFL; translated from the coding sequence ATGAAAATTGAAATTCTCGGCACGGGATGTGCCAAATGTAACACCCTTGCGGAACATGCAGAAACAGCGGCAAAAAACCTTGGCCGTGACTATGAACTCATAAAGATAACCGATATGAATCGTTTTATTGCGTACGGAGTTATGATTACTCCCGCCATGGTTGTCAACGGAGAGGTGTTGGTATCGGGAAAGGTACCCTCCTGTGAAGAGATAGAGAAATTGCTCCAAAACCAGTATTTTCTGTAA
- a CDS encoding permease, whose amino-acid sequence MNWKEEWKKLVGILAVFLLFYSIPLEAERVQTAVLESLHLARYYAREHVILCLIPAFFIAGAIGVFISKGSVMKYLGARAHKGIAYGVASVSGGILAVCSCTVLPIFSGIYKMGAGLGPATTFLYAGPAINVLAIILTARVLGLEMGIARAVGAIVFSIIIGIIMSFVFRREEKEKGDVQMAFPDEETPRSLLQNALFFASLVGILVFANWEAAGQSHGLWAFIYQSKWILTALFTLTMGILLVRWFDFALWKIGAIALPVGILAALFPHTPLFAFSAGIVGLSWFTSTDTGETREWFSQSWDFAKQIFPLLFVGVIVAGLLLGRPDSEGLIPSAWIETAVGGNTLGATFFASLAGALMYFATLTEVPILEGLINSGMGKGPALALLLAGPALSLPNMLVIRSVLGTKKTLVFVFLVVIMATVSGLIYGQFF is encoded by the coding sequence ATGAATTGGAAAGAAGAATGGAAGAAACTGGTGGGAATACTCGCCGTTTTTCTCCTCTTTTACAGCATTCCCCTTGAAGCAGAACGTGTACAAACTGCCGTACTTGAATCACTGCATCTTGCCCGGTATTACGCACGTGAGCACGTAATCCTCTGTCTTATCCCCGCCTTTTTCATTGCCGGGGCAATCGGCGTATTCATTAGCAAAGGTTCCGTAATGAAGTATCTTGGTGCCCGGGCACATAAGGGCATAGCCTACGGTGTCGCCTCCGTTTCCGGCGGTATCCTTGCGGTGTGCTCATGCACGGTACTCCCCATTTTTTCAGGGATCTACAAAATGGGTGCCGGCCTTGGTCCGGCAACAACCTTTCTCTATGCCGGACCGGCAATCAACGTACTTGCCATAATACTTACCGCCCGTGTTCTGGGCCTTGAAATGGGGATTGCCCGGGCAGTGGGCGCCATTGTTTTCAGTATTATAATCGGGATAATTATGAGTTTTGTCTTTCGGCGGGAAGAAAAGGAAAAAGGGGATGTGCAGATGGCCTTTCCCGATGAGGAAACCCCGCGCAGTCTTTTACAAAACGCCCTGTTTTTCGCTTCCCTTGTGGGTATACTGGTCTTTGCCAACTGGGAAGCAGCGGGGCAGTCCCACGGACTATGGGCGTTTATATATCAGAGCAAATGGATTTTGACAGCCCTTTTTACCCTGACCATGGGCATACTGCTTGTACGCTGGTTTGATTTTGCCCTGTGGAAGATCGGCGCTATTGCCCTTCCTGTGGGTATTCTGGCGGCCCTCTTTCCCCATACGCCCCTCTTTGCCTTTTCGGCGGGCATCGTGGGTCTTTCGTGGTTTACCAGCACAGACACGGGGGAAACCCGGGAGTGGTTCAGCCAATCCTGGGATTTTGCCAAACAGATATTCCCCCTCCTTTTTGTCGGTGTTATTGTTGCAGGGCTCCTTCTGGGAAGACCGGACAGTGAAGGCCTTATACCTTCCGCCTGGATAGAAACCGCCGTTGGGGGGAACACCCTTGGCGCCACCTTCTTTGCATCCCTGGCGGGAGCCCTTATGTATTTTGCCACCCTCACGGAAGTACCAATCCTTGAAGGGCTTATCAACAGCGGCATGGGAAAGGGACCAGCCCTGGCCCTGCTTCTTGCAGGCCCCGCCCTGAGTCTGCCCAATATGCTGGTAATACGAAGCGTGCTGGGTACAAAGAAAACCCTTGTATTTGTATTTTTGGTTGTTATCATGGCCACCGTGAGCGGCCTGATCTATGGACAGTTTTTTTAA
- a CDS encoding ArsR/SmtB family transcription factor, giving the protein MDSLKRKSEILKALAHPSRLWIIESLYEKDRCVCEFVDALKVDYSTVSKHLSILKNAGFISSKQSGKERWYSLRTPCIKNFMDCIETMIPQTESEQTP; this is encoded by the coding sequence ATGGATTCACTAAAGAGGAAATCAGAAATACTGAAAGCCCTGGCACATCCCAGCCGCCTGTGGATTATTGAAAGCCTGTATGAGAAAGACCGCTGTGTTTGTGAGTTTGTGGATGCCCTGAAGGTTGACTACTCAACGGTCTCGAAACATCTCAGTATCCTGAAAAATGCCGGATTTATTTCGAGCAAACAGTCGGGAAAAGAGCGGTGGTATTCCCTTCGTACTCCCTGCATCAAAAATTTTATGGACTGTATCGAAACAATGATACCCCAAACAGAATCGGAGCAAACCCCATGA
- a CDS encoding TonB-dependent receptor plug domain-containing protein: MAAALAASTVYAGGESHRLDDVVVTGTRTEHALKDVPVETMVISREDIENSHGHTIMELLSSVPGVNTSISTDLFGGNTWRSSMRGLPFYTGYGLILVDGERVHGAGQSGGHGEFGPGLNQIPLSMIERIEVVKGAGAALYGSDAVAGVINIITRRTPDEPSISTEVTYGSYTVVRDTTGDGDLEEADGDRTFRKASVSYGDALNDRFGYFLNYTYEESDDVGADPLRSHRHSLMKKWDWDMNDVLDVDGKLEYSDYAGRGGDRTEDSKRFSLGATYTPQEGHRFRAGGYTYLWDFEQGPPGNPHGYRYGDISYNQLALTYTGYLGDMHTLSVGVEGNQQILDYKTENTHTDDDGNDVITVVTSDEDIRTASIFVQDEFQVVENLTLVGALRYDDHSTFGGELSPKFNLMARLTDHTTLRGSVGKSYKSPTIRQLYYDIPYRHGDSYRESNRDLNPEIGLSISSSVEQWLLDDMITLTAGYFYNSLEDMVVRQEIGTYEGLPLLSYRNIEEAVTQGVEVMSQFDLPGGMGLDLSYTATFTENKETGNELTYVPRHDASGTVRYFIAHHGIGLSFGINGMSSQYTDAANTNYLEPSVVANARVMKEISDNARISFAMDDIFESRVGERTGSWFRGRSLSGTFTTNF, encoded by the coding sequence TTGGCTGCAGCTCTTGCTGCATCTACGGTGTATGCCGGGGGAGAATCACATCGTTTGGATGATGTGGTCGTAACGGGAACTCGGACAGAGCATGCGCTGAAAGATGTGCCCGTGGAGACCATGGTTATTAGCCGTGAGGATATTGAGAATTCCCATGGCCATACTATTATGGAGCTTTTGTCATCCGTACCGGGGGTCAATACGTCAATAAGTACCGATCTTTTTGGCGGGAATACCTGGCGCTCTTCCATGCGGGGACTCCCCTTCTATACGGGGTACGGTCTTATTCTTGTGGATGGAGAACGTGTGCACGGAGCAGGGCAAAGTGGTGGCCACGGTGAATTCGGTCCCGGTCTGAACCAGATTCCCTTGAGTATGATTGAGCGTATTGAGGTGGTAAAGGGTGCCGGTGCGGCCCTCTACGGCAGTGACGCCGTTGCAGGGGTCATAAATATCATTACCCGCCGAACCCCCGATGAACCTTCCATTAGTACGGAAGTAACCTATGGTAGCTATACTGTGGTACGGGATACCACCGGTGACGGAGATCTGGAAGAGGCCGACGGGGACCGAACCTTCAGGAAAGCCTCTGTTTCCTATGGGGATGCCCTTAACGACCGTTTCGGTTATTTTCTGAACTATACCTACGAAGAGTCCGATGATGTGGGGGCAGATCCCCTTCGCTCACATCGTCACTCCCTTATGAAGAAATGGGATTGGGATATGAATGATGTCCTGGATGTTGATGGTAAGCTTGAATACAGCGATTATGCCGGACGCGGGGGAGACAGAACGGAAGATTCCAAACGATTCTCCCTTGGTGCCACCTATACCCCTCAGGAGGGGCATCGTTTCCGTGCCGGAGGCTACACCTATCTCTGGGATTTTGAGCAGGGACCTCCGGGAAATCCCCATGGATACCGCTACGGTGATATATCCTATAACCAGCTTGCCCTGACCTATACGGGCTATCTTGGTGATATGCATACCCTTTCTGTGGGGGTTGAGGGAAATCAGCAGATCCTTGATTATAAAACTGAAAATACCCATACCGATGATGATGGAAATGACGTTATTACGGTGGTTACCTCCGATGAGGATATTCGTACGGCCAGTATTTTTGTGCAGGATGAATTTCAGGTTGTGGAAAATCTTACCCTCGTGGGGGCTTTGCGCTATGATGATCACTCCACCTTTGGGGGGGAGTTGAGCCCGAAATTCAACCTCATGGCACGTCTCACAGACCATACCACCCTGCGTGGTTCCGTGGGAAAAAGCTATAAATCTCCCACAATCCGTCAGCTCTATTATGATATTCCCTATCGTCACGGTGATTCCTATCGGGAATCAAACCGCGATCTGAATCCTGAGATCGGTTTGAGCATCAGTTCAAGTGTGGAGCAGTGGCTTTTGGATGATATGATCACCCTTACGGCGGGATATTTTTATAACAGCCTTGAGGATATGGTGGTGCGGCAGGAAATAGGTACCTATGAAGGCCTGCCCCTCTTATCCTATCGTAATATTGAAGAGGCGGTAACACAGGGGGTTGAAGTGATGAGTCAGTTTGATTTGCCCGGTGGAATGGGTCTTGATCTTTCCTATACGGCAACCTTTACTGAAAATAAAGAGACGGGCAATGAGCTTACCTATGTTCCCCGTCACGATGCAAGCGGTACGGTGCGGTATTTTATTGCTCACCATGGCATCGGTCTCTCCTTTGGTATAAATGGTATGAGCAGTCAGTACACCGATGCCGCAAATACAAACTATCTTGAACCTTCCGTTGTGGCCAATGCCCGTGTTATGAAGGAGATATCTGACAACGCCCGTATCTCCTTTGCCATGGATGATATCTTTGAATCCCGTGTGGGCGAGCGAACCGGAAGTTGGTTTCGCGGTAGATCCCTTTCAGGAACCTTTACTACAAATTTTTAG
- a CDS encoding DUF4198 domain-containing protein: MKMMKCVLALCAVATLSYGHFPWIHSDGFSLSPNSNVRMYVGWGHGFPFGAFMDSSQVDNLQITGPNGAVSATFENSHRFAADDRVREEGVYFLSAERPASYYSQTTEGGQRGSKEDLADEFHVRSCTYTHSFMKALVNVGQPQYGYDIPVGHDFEVIPQKNPLHLSQGDVLPVVVLLHGEPVAAEINATYAGYSRVSTDDDFVYETSTDETGTATIPLSSHGVWLLEVVLEQGYADTDVCDIERFRSVLTFEVPGN, from the coding sequence ATGAAAATGATGAAATGTGTACTCGCCCTCTGTGCCGTAGCAACCCTTTCCTACGGCCACTTTCCCTGGATACACTCTGATGGATTTAGCCTAAGCCCAAACAGCAATGTACGCATGTATGTTGGGTGGGGACATGGCTTTCCCTTCGGTGCGTTCATGGATAGTTCGCAAGTGGATAACCTTCAGATTACGGGCCCTAACGGAGCGGTTTCTGCGACTTTTGAAAACAGTCATCGCTTTGCGGCAGATGATCGCGTCCGTGAGGAGGGGGTGTATTTTCTCAGTGCCGAACGTCCGGCAAGTTACTATTCCCAAACCACAGAAGGGGGGCAAAGGGGCTCCAAAGAGGATCTTGCCGATGAGTTTCATGTTCGTTCCTGCACCTACACCCACTCCTTTATGAAAGCTCTGGTAAATGTGGGACAGCCGCAGTATGGGTATGATATCCCCGTGGGACACGATTTTGAAGTAATTCCACAGAAAAACCCCCTCCATCTTTCTCAAGGAGATGTGCTTCCCGTGGTGGTTCTGCTACACGGAGAACCGGTGGCCGCAGAGATCAATGCCACCTATGCCGGGTATAGCCGGGTTTCAACGGATGATGACTTTGTCTATGAGACCAGCACGGATGAAACCGGAACAGCTACAATTCCCCTTTCATCTCACGGGGTATGGCTTCTTGAAGTCGTGCTTGAACAGGGGTATGCAGATACTGATGTGTGTGACATAGAGCGGTTTCGTTCGGTTTTGACCTTTGAGGTTCCGGGCAACTAG